A window from Cydia pomonella isolate Wapato2018A chromosome 8, ilCydPomo1, whole genome shotgun sequence encodes these proteins:
- the LOC133520272 gene encoding dnaJ homolog subfamily C member 9, producing the protein MGLLELCEKYFETKNLYEVLGINEKATDKEVKKAYHKLSLKVHPDRVGEKDKLEATEKFKVLGGVHAILSDSQKRATYDETKCVDDDDDVVVDRDWTVYWRLLFKKITEDDIIAYEKEYIGSEEERNDLKVAYLAGKGDMDYIVDQVQFARSEHEDRLKGILKDMIDKGDIPAYKKFTHEPEKKRQRRIAKENREALEAEELKKELGVGSGPNSLELMIKQKQQARAQQMDSLIDSLAAKYGGGNKPKATKRKAATKIENAAKNKKRK; encoded by the exons ATGGGTCTTTTGGAGTTGTGTGAAAAATATTTCGAAACCAAAAATCTATACGAAGTTCTTGGAATCAATGAAAAAGCTACGGATAAAGAAG TTAAAAAAGCGTATCACAAGTTATCTCTCAAAGTGCACCCGGATCGTGTTGGTGAAAAAGATAAGCTAGAAGCTACTGAGAAATTTAAAGTACTCGGAGGTGTTCATGCAATCCTTAGTGACTCACAGAAGAGAGCCACCTACGACGAGACGAAATgcgttgatgatgatgatgatgtagtAGTTGACCGCGACTGGACAGTATACTGGAGACTGTTGTTCAAAAAAATAACAGAGGATGACATTATTGCCTATGAAAAGGAATACATCG gatCTGAAGAGGAACGCAATGATCTTAAAGTAGCTTATTTAGCGGGTAAAGGTGACATGGACTATATTGTTGATCAAGTGCAGTTTGCCAGAAGCGAGCATGAAGATAGACTTAAGGGCATCTTGAAA GATATGATTGACAAAGGAGACATTCCAGCGTATAAAAAATTCACTCATGAGCCAGAGAAAAAACGCCAAAGGAGGATTGCAAAAGAAAACCGAGAAGCATTGGAGGCTGAAGAATTGAAAAAAGAATTGGGAGTTGGTTCAG GTCCCAATAGTCTGGAACTCATGATAAAACAAAAGCAGCAAGCACGAGCTCAACAGATGGACTCGTTAATTGATAGTTTGGCAGCTAAATATGGTGGCGGAAATAAGCCAAAGGCTACGAAGAGGAAAGCCGCCACTAAAATTGAAAATGCTGCGAAGAATAAGAAAAGAAAGTAA
- the LOC133520265 gene encoding 26S proteasome non-ATPase regulatory subunit 5 produces MVISDADQYRQFLNSLHRDESRPAALNDIKNLLSLKPANEISAVIRDVGIKEIVQCLNVPDKTQFHLTCEVLKLCCEKFELGGIIRNYTGHFMFMLRHEKSCVRQIAVDEVTKVVISDPSLLPVPQYIDVFVAVAQQVLDKDVAITNKAILVTSNLPYEAYPKVLEEMKIALEYDSSSKCNAFEVVVNVASKSPELLKLCADHQYFDVMVSELETDDVLYQLNILELMSRLAVAPHGISHFVKTGVLKRVSDLVAALPNNPLSALLTPGYMKFFGTIAHKYPQEIFTKYPVLLNLMFDTFASQDQATLPIALDTLGFIGSTIEGKLCLAALGSQYTQGVNAVAQLIRNASTEIKVRALHCFASLIGVDFGSPLPRPIDHRVTLMTREWFRTLSQSPMVTLLELCKNPFPDIRSAAFTLLDAVCQHQWGEELVARTAGFIEYLLDRSVTYPKELKEVKYDIIRRLSNSLAFDDSIILRLQVYVQQGPFYPETEMQVATEEGD; encoded by the exons ATGGTTATCTCAGACGCAGATCAATACCGTCAGTTTCTAAATAGCTTGCACCGTGATGAATCTCGACCGGCTGCCCTAAATGACATTAAAAACTTACTTTCGTTGAAGCCTGCCAATGAAATTTCAGCCGTGATTAGAGATGTTGGAATCAAAGAAATAGTTCAGTGTCTTAATGTGCCAGACAA GACCCAATTCCACTTAACATGTGAAGTGCTGAAACTGTGCTGTGAGAAGTTTGAGCTTGGCGGCATCATCAGAAATTACACAGGCCATTTTATGTTCATGTTGAGACATGAAAAGAGCTGCGTTCGTCAGATTGCAGTTGATGAG GTGACAAAAGTGGTAATATCTGACCCTTCACTACTTCCCGTTCCACAGTACATTGACGTGTTTGTGGCAGTAGCACAGCAGGTGCTAGACAAAGATGTGGCTATTACCAACAAAGCCATCCTTGTTACGTCTAACCTGCCCTATGAAGCTTACCCGAAAGTCTTGGAAGAAATGAAAATTGCACTTGAGTATGATAGCAGCTCTAAATGTAATGCGTTTGAG GTGGTTGTCAACGTCGCTTCAAAGTCACCAGAGTTGCTCAAACTATGCGCCGACCACCAATACTTCGATGTAATGGTCTCCGAGTTAGAAACAGATGATGTCCTCTACCAGTTGAACATACTAGAGTTGATGTCCCGTCTCGCGGTCGCGCCGCATGGGATCAGCCATTTTGTGAAAACGGGGGTGTTGAAGAGAGTCAGCGACTTGGTGGCTGCACTTCCTAATAATCCTCTGAGCGCGTTACTTACACCAG GCTACATGAAATTCTTCGGTACTATCGCCCACAAGTACCCCCAGGAAATATTCACGAAATACCCTGTACTACTGAACCTGATGTTTGACACGTTCGCAAGCCAGGACCAAGCCACCTTGCCCATAGCGTTGGATACGTTAGGTTTCATTGGGTCGACTATTGAGGGAAAACTGTGTTTGGCTGCTTTGG gtAGCCAGTACACCCAAGGCGTCAACGCCGTCGCGCAGCTAATCCGAAACGCCTCAACCGAGATCAAAGTCCGCGCCCTCCATTGCTTCGCGAGCCTCATCGGAGTAGACTTCGGCTCCCCATTGCCCCGTCCCATTGACCATAGAGTCACTCTCATGACGAGAGAATGGTTCAGGACTTTGAGCCAGTCACCTATGGTTACGTTGTTGGAGTTATGTAAAAATCCGTTCCCGGATATAAGGTCGGCTGCTTTTACACTGTTGGATGCGGTGTGCCAACATCAGTGGGGTGAAGAGTTGGTAGCAAGGACTGCAG gatTTATTGAATATCTACTGGACCGTTCAGTGACTTACCCAAAGGAGTTGAAAGAAGTAAAATATGACATCATTAGAAGACTTTCTAATTCACTTGCGTTTGATGATAGTATTATTTTAAGACTGCAAGTATATGTGCAACAAGGTCCATTTTATCCCGAAACCGAAATGCAAGTCGCCACTGAGGAGGGAGATTAA
- the LOC133520271 gene encoding zinc finger protein 830: MSLRAQMEKKKAQEEMRRLMAERKKKDVKATKIDNPLAKYNNLGQLMCLLCSSVVRSEAVWPVHLNSKQHRENVEKAKELKKITNDFTDAKKVKRLGVPPSDAPPEKKLKSILKNASDVKPVQLPKSNVPNVISYHNEEIKRAPLNLDLVQSTVNGDDENEKAGSSRKLKDSSGKDKTLPVPEAPIPEGFFDDPILDAKVRNIEYKDPVEEEWEKFQKEIKEQATASAEIIAGEQEEATAERQIDEIEEQMRNWNRVLELELKKEETKKNKLDTEQQSENEEDSNDEGDIDEFLDWRAKKAYS, encoded by the exons ATGTCGCTCCGCGCGCAAATGGAGAAGAAGAAGGCCCAAGAAGAAATGCGGCGGCTCATGGCAGAACGCAAGAAGAAAGATGTCAAGGCTACAAAGATAGATAATCCACTGGCCAAATATAATAACTTAGGCCAGCTGATGTGCTTACTATGCTCTTCTGTAGTCCGTTCAGAAGCAGTATGGCCAGTGCATCTTAATAGTAAACAGCACAGAGAAAACGTGGAGAAAGCTAAAGAGTTAAAGAAAATCACTAACGATTTCACAGATGCTAAAAAAGTCAAGAGGTTAGGTGTTCCACCATCAGATGCTCCACCGGAGAAAAAATTGAAAAGCATCCTGAAAAATGCCAGTGATGTTAAACCTGTGCAGTTACCGAAGAGTAATGTGCCTAACGTAATTTCTTATCACAATGAGGAGATTAAAAGGGCACCTTTGAATCTGGATTTAGTGCAGTCAACAGTAAATGGAG aTGATGAGAATGAGAAAGCTGGATCCAGTAGGAAACTCAAAGATTCCAGTGGCAAAGATAAAACTCTACCTGTACCAGAGGCACCTATACCGGAAGGATTTTTTGATGACCCTATCTTGGATGCCAAG gtcCGAAATATTGAGTACAAGGACCCAGTAGAAGAGGAATGGGAAAAGTTTCAAAAAGAAATAAAGGAACAAGCTACTGCTTCAGCTGAAATAATAGCTGGGGAACAAGAAGAAGCCACGGCGGAAAGACAGATTGATGAAATAGAAGAGCAGATGAGAAATTGGAACAG GGTCTTAGAACTAGAATTGAAGAAAGAggaaacaaagaaaaacaaattagATACAGAACAACAAAGTGAAAATGAAGAAGATTCAAATGATGAAGGTGATATTGACGAATTTTTGGATTGGCGAGCTAAGAAAGCATACAGTTAA
- the LOC133520270 gene encoding ATP-dependent (S)-NAD(P)H-hydrate dehydratase isoform X1, with protein MLFAYKVDFVNYGSTRTIPTIVICENVKCCQNLIIIIFIKNYYKHRFGMLISSHILSKKLYNWCLKVNSCRYKATMNESLLKSVKACIPTLDGGKHKGQAGRIGIVGGSLEYTGAPYFAGISALKVGADLVHVFCASSAASVIKSYSPELIVHPLLDHPNATAQISPWLERLHALVIGPGLGRDTETFNVVTDLIKIIKEKKIPLVIDADGLFLVTSKPEVIKDFSSPVILTPNKIEFERLCSSLGGASELRTLGENVTVFKKGEEDQVYSSLLEAEWKSNVYGSNRRCGGQGDVLSGSIATFLNWTLSNKDKIEIGLAADPRTAASLACYSASILVRLCNEKAFKVKGRSMLAGDMIEYIHESFEELYGQ; from the exons ATGCTCTTTGCTTATAAAGTCGATTTTGTTAACTATGGTAGTACCCGAACGATCCCTACCATTGTCATTTGTGAAAACGTCAAATGTTGTCAAAACCTTatcatcattatttttattaaaaattattataaacatcGTTTTGGTATGTTGATATCGAgtcatattttatcaaaaaagttATATAATTGGTGTTTAAAAGTTAATAGTTGTCGATACAAAGCCACAATGAATGAATCACTGTTGAAATCGGTAAAGGCTTGTATACCAACGTTAGACGGTGGTAAACACAAGGGGCAGGCCGGTAGGATAGGAATAGTTGGAGGATCCTTAGAATACACGGGAGCGCCTTATTTTGCTGGGATAAGTGCTTTGAAA GTTGGAGCTGATTTGGTGCACGTGTTTTGTGCATCATCAGCAGCAAGCGTCATTAAATCATACAGCCCAGAACTAATAGTACATCCATTACTGGACCATCCTAATGCTACCGCACAAATTTCTCCATGGCTGGAAAGACTTCATGCCTTAGTAATCGGTCCAGGACTGGGACGAGACACTGAAACCTTTAATGTTGTCACagatttgatcaaaattataAAAGAGAAGAAGATACCCTTAGTTATAGATGCAGATGGACTGTTTCTAGTAACTAGCAAACCGGAAGTTATTAAAGATTTCTCATCACCTGTTATATTAACTCctaataaaatagaatttgaaAGACTATGCAGCAGCCTTGGCGGGGCTTCAGAGTTACGAACCCTTGGGGAAAATGTAACGGTTTTCAAGAAAGGAGAAGAGGATCAAGTTTATTCTTCACTTCTGGAAGCCGAGTGGAAGTCAAATGTTTACGGATCTAACCGAAGATGCGGTGGACAAGGGGATGTTTTATCAGGATCAATTGCCACATTTTTAAACTGGACTTTGAGTAATAAGGATAAGATTGAGATTGGTTTGGCTGCTGATCCTCGGACAGCAGCATCCTTGGCCTGCTATTCAGCATCAATTCTTGTAAGGTTATGTAATGAGAAGGCTTTTAAAGTCAAAGGCAGAAGTATGCTGGCTGGTGATATGATTGAATACATCCATGAATCTTTTGAAGAGTTATATGGACAATAA
- the LOC133520270 gene encoding ATP-dependent (S)-NAD(P)H-hydrate dehydratase isoform X2 — translation MVVPERSLPLSFVKTSNVVKTLSSLFLLKIIINIVLVGADLVHVFCASSAASVIKSYSPELIVHPLLDHPNATAQISPWLERLHALVIGPGLGRDTETFNVVTDLIKIIKEKKIPLVIDADGLFLVTSKPEVIKDFSSPVILTPNKIEFERLCSSLGGASELRTLGENVTVFKKGEEDQVYSSLLEAEWKSNVYGSNRRCGGQGDVLSGSIATFLNWTLSNKDKIEIGLAADPRTAASLACYSASILVRLCNEKAFKVKGRSMLAGDMIEYIHESFEELYGQ, via the exons ATGGTAGTACCCGAACGATCCCTACCATTGTCATTTGTGAAAACGTCAAATGTTGTCAAAACCTTatcatcattatttttattaaaaattattataaacatcGTTTTG GTTGGAGCTGATTTGGTGCACGTGTTTTGTGCATCATCAGCAGCAAGCGTCATTAAATCATACAGCCCAGAACTAATAGTACATCCATTACTGGACCATCCTAATGCTACCGCACAAATTTCTCCATGGCTGGAAAGACTTCATGCCTTAGTAATCGGTCCAGGACTGGGACGAGACACTGAAACCTTTAATGTTGTCACagatttgatcaaaattataAAAGAGAAGAAGATACCCTTAGTTATAGATGCAGATGGACTGTTTCTAGTAACTAGCAAACCGGAAGTTATTAAAGATTTCTCATCACCTGTTATATTAACTCctaataaaatagaatttgaaAGACTATGCAGCAGCCTTGGCGGGGCTTCAGAGTTACGAACCCTTGGGGAAAATGTAACGGTTTTCAAGAAAGGAGAAGAGGATCAAGTTTATTCTTCACTTCTGGAAGCCGAGTGGAAGTCAAATGTTTACGGATCTAACCGAAGATGCGGTGGACAAGGGGATGTTTTATCAGGATCAATTGCCACATTTTTAAACTGGACTTTGAGTAATAAGGATAAGATTGAGATTGGTTTGGCTGCTGATCCTCGGACAGCAGCATCCTTGGCCTGCTATTCAGCATCAATTCTTGTAAGGTTATGTAATGAGAAGGCTTTTAAAGTCAAAGGCAGAAGTATGCTGGCTGGTGATATGATTGAATACATCCATGAATCTTTTGAAGAGTTATATGGACAATAA